A genomic stretch from Thalassophryne amazonica chromosome 18, fThaAma1.1, whole genome shotgun sequence includes:
- the LOC117531281 gene encoding retinol-binding protein 3-like, producing MAKALFLATFLLVLGNVLIIHAAVSPSIIVELVKIIVDNYCSPEKLEAMKEAIEAVKDNVEILNTADLESFANTLSDGIQKTVGDPRLKITYEPNYTPVVPPKMPPLPPEQLAAVLQTSIKLDILEGNIGYLRIDHILGEEAADKVGALLLDLVWNKILPTSGLIFDLRYTSTGDITGIPYIVSYFTEAEPLIHINSIYDRPSNTTTDLWSLPSLLGQRYSLSKPLIILTSKNTRDIAEDVVYCLKNLNRATIVGEKTAGGSVKLDKFKVGGTDFYVSVPTAMSINPITGSTWEVVGVTPDVEVNAEDALATAIKLINLRTQVPAIIEGSATLIAENYAFEDVGADVAAKLKELLASGEYSMVVSKDSLEAKLSDDLKRLSGVKTLKTTSDTPALPPLNYSPEMYIELIKVSFQTDVLENNIGYLRFDMFGDFEEVKPIAQIIVEHVWNKVVNTDAMIIDLRNNLGGPTTAIAGFCSYFFDTDKQVLLDKLYDRPSGTTTELWTLSELTGKSYGSKNGLIILTSGATAGAAEEFVYIMKKLGRAMIVGETTAGATHPPKTFRVGDTDIFLSIPTVHSDTAAGPAWEGAGVAPHIPISANAALETAQGILSKHLTG from the exons ATGGCAAAAGCTTTATTTTTGGCAACATTTCTGCTCGTTCTGGGAAATGTTCTCATCATCCATGCTGCAGTTTCTCCTAGCATCATCGTGGAGTTGGTGAAGATCATCGTAGACAATTACTGCTCTCCAGAGAAGCTGGAGGCGATGAAAGAGGCAATTGAAGCAGTCAAAGATAATGTGGAGATTCTAAATACAGCAGATTTGGAATCCTTTGCTAACACCCTCAGTGATGGAATCCAAAAAACGGTCGGTGACCCACGCCTCAAAATCACCTATGAGCCTAACTATACCCCTGTGGTGCCCCCAAAGATGCCTCCATTGCCACCTGAGCAGCTTGCCGCTGTCCTCCAGACTTCAATCAAACTTGACATTCTCGAGGGCAACATTGGTTACCTGAGGATTGATCACATCCTTGGAGAAGAGGCTGCTGACAAGGTTGGTGCTTTGCTGTTGGACCTGGTATGGAATAAAATCTTACCCACTTCCGGCCTGATCTTTGATTTGCGCTACACCAGCACAGGGGACATAACAGGAATCCCCTACATTGTGTCTTACTTTACGGAAGCCGAGCCTCTTATTCACATCAACTCTATTTACGATCGTCCCTCAAACACCACCACTGATCTCTGGTCATTACCCTCTCTGCTGGGGCAGAGATACAGCTTAAGCAAACCACTCATCATCCTTACCAGTAAAAACACAAGGGACATCGCTGAGGATGTCGTCTATTGCCTCAAGAACCTCAATAGGGCCACCATAGTGGGTGAGAAGACTGCTGGAGGCTCTGTGAAACTTGACAAATTCAAAGTGGGTGGCACAGATTTCTATGTATCAGTGCCAACTGCCATGTCCATCAACCCCATCACTGGCTCCACCTGGGAGGTTGTAGGAGTAACACCAGATGTTGAGGTCAATGCAGAAGATGCCCTAGCGACTGCCATTAAGCTCATCAACCTCCGTACCCAGGTCCCAGCCATCATTGAAGGATCTGCTACCCTGATTGCAGAAAATTATGCCTTTGAGGATGTCGGAGCTGATGTTGCCGCAAAGCTGAAAGAGCTTCTGGCAAGTGGGGAGTACAGCATGGTCGTCTCCAAGGACAGTTTAGAGGCAAAGTTGTCTGATGACTTGAAGAGGCTGTCTGGGGTCAAGACCCTGAAGACTACTAGCGACACCCCAGCCCTGCCACCACTG AATTATTCTCCAGAGATGTACATCGAGCTGATCAAAGTCTCCTTCCAGACCGATGTGCTCGAGAACAACATCGGCTACCTGCGTTTCGACATGTTTGGAGACTTCGAGGAGGTCAAGCCCATTGCACAGATTATCGTTGAGCATGTCTGGAACAAAGTTGTCAACACTGATGCTATGATCATCGACCTCAG GAACAACCTTGGAGGTCCAACAACAGCCATCGCAGGCTTCTGTTCTTACTTCTTTGACACAGACAAACAGGTCTTGTTGGACAAGCTGTATGACAGACCATCTGGAACCACCACTGAGCTCTGGACCCTCTCTGAACTCACTG GCAAAAGCTACGGTTCCAAAAACGGCCTGATCATCCTGACTAGTGGCGCGACTGCCGGCGCCGCTGAGGAGTTTGTTTACATCATGAAGAAGCTCGGCCGCGCAATGATCGTCGGCGAAACCACCGCCGGGGCAACCCACCCACCCAAGACATTCCGTGTTGGCGATACGGATATCTTCCTCAGCATCCCCACCGTCCACTCCGATACTGCAGCTGGTCCGGCCTGGGAGGGCGCTGGTGTGGCGCCCCATATTCCCATTTCAGCTAACGCTGCCCTAGAAACTGCTCAAGGCATCCTCAGCAAACACCTCACAGGCTGA
- the LOC117531280 gene encoding LOW QUALITY PROTEIN: retinol-binding protein 3-like (The sequence of the model RefSeq protein was modified relative to this genomic sequence to represent the inferred CDS: inserted 1 base in 1 codon; substituted 2 bases at 2 genomic stop codons) — MKLKKMAAVRCQSLLVMLLLCTTLANSTFQSTLVLDMAKLLLENYCFPENLVGMQEAIQQAINSGEILQITDRKTLAKVLTDGVQGALNDPRLTVSYEPNFVQVMPPVLLSLPQEQLIRLVRNSVKLDILENNVGYLRLDRIIGEETTAKLGSLLRNNIWDKVAHTSSLIFDLRYSTTGDLSGVPFLISYFSDPGRLVHIDTVYDRPSNTTKELWTLSSIMGQRYGMKKDVIILTSKRTAGAAEAVAYTLKHLKRAVIVGERTAGGAVKVRKIKIGRSTFYITIPVARSVSSITGQSWEVSGVSPSVNVIAKEALGKAKSLLAIRSSIPKVVHRISDVIRRFYAFMDRVPVLLQCLQSIDLLSVVSEEDLAVQLNQDLQNVSEDPXLVIKHVQDSTVITEEDQDKVPDDLESLETLFKVEILAGNTGYLRFDKFVETSAVDNLEEFMAKKVWEPLKDTKNLIIDLCFNIGGSSAFLAVMLSYLQDTSQKHHFFTIYDRIQNTTTAYNSVPGITGSTYGSNRGVYVLTSYYTASVGEEFAYLTQSLHHATVIGEITSGISMHSKTFQVEGRNIAVSVPYINFIDNSGECWLGGGVVPDAIVLAEEAVAHVHEIIDFHQQLGSLIEGTVQLLEKYYAIPEVAVKVRKVLLSKWTKGXESLASQLTADIKETSGDHRLHIFYCEVEPESLQEVPKIPTVEEAGYIIDTLFKTEILPGNVGYLRFDMMADIEMIKAIGPQLIKLVWRKIVNTDALIIDMRYNTGGYSTAIPLLCSYFFDAEPLCHLYTIFDRSTTTMTEVTTLPQVRCQXYGSSRDVYILTSHMIGSAAEAFTQTMKDLNRATVIGEPTTGGSLSTGTYQIEDTILYASIPNQIVLSAITGKAWSISGVEPHIIDQANDALPVAQRITAARLPVRQQGK; from the exons atgaagttgaagaaaatggcagCGGTGCGATGCCAATCACTACTGGTGATGCTTCTCTTGTGCACTACCTTAGCCAACTCCACATTCCAGTCTACCTTGGTGTTAGATATGGCTAAGCTACTGCTGGAAAACTACTGTTTCCCTGAGAACCTGGTTGGGATGCAGGAGGCCATCCAGCAAGCCATTAACAGTGGAGAAATCCTACAGATTACTGACAGGAAAACCTTGGCAAAAGTGCTCACGGACGGAGTGCAAGGGGCGCTGAACGATCCACGGCTGACTGTATCATATGAGCCAAATTTCGTCCAAGTGATGCCACCGGTGCTGCTGTCCTTACCCCAAGAACAGCTGATCCGGCTGGTGAGGAACTCTGTCAAACTGGATATCTTGGAAAATAACGTGGGATATCTGCGGCTAGATCGGATCATAGGAGAGGAAACCACAGCGAAACTTGGGTCCCTGCTGAGAAATAACATCTGGGACAAAGTTGCTCACACATCTTCTTTGATCTTTGACCTACGATACAGCACAACTGGAGACTTGTCTGGAGTACCTTTCCTAATCTCCTATTTTTCAGACCCCGGGCGCCTCGTCCATATTGACACAGTCTATGACAGACCCTCTAATACAACCAAGGAACTGTGGACGCTGTCATCAATAATGGGACAACGGTATGGGATGAAGAAGGATGTGATTATTTTGACAAGCAAGCGTACCGCGGGGGCTGCTGAGGCTGTGGCATACACACTAAAACATTTAAAGAGAGCCGTCATAGTTGGAGAGAGGACTGCTGGTGGGGCAGTAAAAGTCCGGAAGATTAAAATTGGCCGTTCTACCTTTTATATAACAATTCCAGTGGCAAGATCTGTAAGTTCAATCACCGGCCAGAGCTGGGAAGTTAGCGGTGTTTCTCCATCTGTCAATGTCATTGCCAAGGAAGCCCTGGGCAAAGCCAAGTCCCTTCTGGCTATAAGGAGTTCCATTCCAAAGGTGGTGCACAGGATCTCAGATGTAATTAGGAGGTTTTATGCATTTATGGACAGAGTTCCGGTTCTTCTTCAATGCCTGCAATCTATAGATTTATTATCTGTTGTTTCTGAGGAGGACCTTGCAGTCCAACTCAACCAAGATCTCCAGAATGTCTCTGAAGACCCATGACTGGTCATCAAACATGTACAAGACAGCACTGTCATCACTGAAGAGGATCAGGACAAAGTGCCAGATGATCTGGAATCATTAGAGACACTGTTCAAGGTGGAAATTTTAGCAGGCAATACTGGCTATCTCCGATTTGACAAATTTGTTGAAACATCTGCAGTTGATAATTTGGAAGAGTTCATGGCTAAAAAGGTGTGGGAGCCACTTAAAGATACTAAAAACCTGATCATTGATCTATGCTTTAACATTGGTGGGTCATCAGCCTTCTTAGCCGTTATGCTCTCTTATCTGCAGGACACGTCACAGAAACATCACTTTTTCACAATATACGACAGAATTCAGAACACCACAACAGCATATAACTCTGTGCCTGGAATTACAGGCTCAACTTATGGCTCCAACCGTGGGGTTTACGTGTTGACCAGCTACTACACCGCAAGTGTTGGTGAAGAGTTTGCCTACTTGACACAGTCACTGCATCATGCCACAGTCATTGGTGAAATTACGTCTGGGATCTCGATGCACTCAAAGACATTCCAAGTTGAGGGCAGGAACATTGCCGTCAGTGTTCCTTACATAAACTTTATCGACAACAGTGGGGAGTGCTGGCTTGGGGGTGGTGTCGTTCCTGATGCTATCGTGCTCGCTGAAGAAGCTGTAGCTCACGTTCATGAGATTATAGACTTTCACCAACAGCTTGGATCCCTTATAGAAGGAACAGTGCAGCTGCTGGAAAAATATTATGCAATTCCTGAGGTGGCAGTAAAGGTCAGAAAGGTACTGTTGAGCAAATGGACCAAGG TTGAATCTCTGGCATCACAGTTGACAGCGGACATCAAAGAGACTTCAGGTGATCACCGCCTCCATATATTCTATTGTGAAGTCGAGCCAGAGTCCCTTCAGGAAGTCCCAAAAATTCCAACAGTGGAAGAGGCAGGTTACATCATTGatactctgtttaaaactgagatACTTCCAGGCAATGTGGGCTATCTAAGGTTTGATATGATGGCAGATATAGAGATGATAAAAGCCATTGGTCCCCAGCTCATAAAGCTGGTATGGCGCAAGATAGTAAACACAGATGCCCTGATCATTGACATGCGGTACAATACAGGTGGATATTCAACAGCAATTCCACTCCTGTGCTCTTATTTCTTTGATGCCGAACCTTTATGCCACCTTTACACCATCTTCGACCGCTCAACAACCACCATGACAGAGGTCACGACACTGCCCCAGGTCAGGTGTCAATGATATGGCTCTTCCAGGGATGTCTACATCCTCACTAGTCATATGATAGGATCTGCGGCTGAAGCGTTCACTCAAACTATGAAGGACTTGAATCGGGCCACGGTCATTGGGGAGCCGACCACTGGAGGGTCTTTATCAACTGGAACCTACCAGATCGAGGACACCATCCTATACGCTTCCATCCCTAACCAGATTGTTTTGAGCGCCATCACTGGGAAAGCCTGGAGCATTTCAGGGGTGGAGCCTCACATTATTGATCAGGCAAATGATGCTCTTCCCGTAGCACAGAGGATCACAGCAGCACGGCTGCCAGTGAGACAACAAGGGAAATAG